From a single Struthio camelus isolate bStrCam1 chromosome 31, bStrCam1.hap1, whole genome shotgun sequence genomic region:
- the RASAL3 gene encoding RAS protein activator like-3 isoform X2 — protein sequence MGKPQQEPGRQEPGCHSRQRAAKMEVEKPLPGAEMLLKTYKWRTAAAGEREPERGTASPGSRRWTRLQGWKRSYSHPESDGPEDGAGKGSSDARTPSLAKASARRSLFQRAFSAPSKVAKEPRGPEGGKATLQKYLRSMSKRKGPIESGTRAERAPQDAVPAPESSHSVPPVPLAPTPDAPVWDVSNFSLVDGQLVLVGRDEEVLFRSRNRTGSSESTSLHPAGGRRDPEPPTDERSTRAVARGADSESTQIGNVKGLLWKRLRERKGRGGVKSETLATPGTDGERAPSRTGSRESLLPPPSAAELDLTGDNVIVRPVHGSIVGEKFCFQIITSEGSRSFGCTSLAERDRWIENLRRTVQPNKDNCERMELALSLWVYEARDLPPRRRLRCQLHLDGTLYARTTAKAAGPGGELFWGELFQLAALPRAHTLTLALCREDDGRPREPLASVTVPLSELAAATRQPLERWYPLSSPGHPSGRERAPAVRVRGRYQEVRVLPIVRYKELAEFITFHYRELCALLEPVIAVRHKEELAGALVRVLQSTGKAKAFLIDLGVAELDRFDDREALIFRENTLATKAIDEYMKLVGGKYLQDTLGEAVAQLCTSDDSCEVDPSKCAGPDLSDNQNNLRQVCEETFQRIAASCDAFPAELGEIFAAWQEECAARGKESIGQRLVSASLFLRFLCPAVMSPSLFGLVQEYPSEATARTLTLVAKVIQNLANFTTFGEKEAYMGFMNEFLEHNWSTMMAFLQSVANPESSAHMATYDGYVDLALELATLHLLLCDIFSGLDQATQEELEPLPTILTAIREGTPVPVSVRLSSTTERSLAEGSKPGFVPPRDLSKHSPLIKSQSLISIRRVRSREDGPEPEPAPDPSPRPARERRNVQRTQSVPAQNKAARRLRKQSSAEHVAEPPGDDASGPSVPRDTPGRSKLRLSTSLPRKSTVPWQRYAEEVAAGPSELYAIRPLEKHGRLIEALRKEVAESRERQRAAEARVDAAEAQHHGLRQEQAQHREQLECLQQQLEEANARLANLGARLTSAEGARKKDLERLKASEEKGRVLESRLLALEREHGELRGAITQVLGHPGRTARRALLLSRDENGDDAQATSV from the exons ATGGGGAAGCCACAGCAGGAACCGGGGCGGCAAGAGCCCGGGTGCCACAGCAGACAGCGAGCAGCCAAG ATGGAGGTGGAGAAACCCCTGCCAGGAGCCGAGATGCTGCTGAAGACCTACAAGTGGCGAACAGCAGCGGCGGGCGAGCGGGAGCCCGAGCGGGGCACCGCGTCCCCAGGCAGCCGGCGCTGGACACGGCTCCAGGGCTGGAAGCGCTCCTACAGCCACCCCGAGTCCGATGGTCCTGAGGATGGTGCTGGAAAAGGCAGCTCTGATGCCAGGACCCCCAGCCTGGCCAAAGCCAGCGCCCGGCGGTCCCTCTTCCAAAGGGCTTTTTCAGCCCCCTCCAAGGTAGCCAAGGAGCCGCGGGGTCCCGAGGGTGGTAAGGCCACGCTGCAGAAGTACCTGCGCTCCATGTCCAAGAGAAAGGGCCCCATAGAGAGCGGGACCAGGGCTGAGAGGGCACCTCAGGACGCAGTCCCAG cccccgaAAGCAGCCACAGTGTACCACCCGTCCCACTGGCTCCCACGCCTGATGCTCCAGTGTGGGATGTCTCCAACTTCTCGCTGGTAGATGGCCAGCTGGTGCTCGTGGGCAGGGATGAGGAG GTTTTGTTCAGGAGCAGGAACCGGACCGGCAGCTCCGAGAGCACCAGCCTGCACCCGGCGGGTGGCAGGAGGGACCCCG AGCCACCCACGGATGAGCGGAGCACCCGGGCAGTGGCGAGAGGCGCTGACAGTGAATCCACCCAGATCGGGAATGTCAAG ggGCTGTTATGGAAGCGCCTGCGGGAGCGGAAAGGCCGCGGCGGGGTGAAATCAGAGACACTGGCAACACCCGGCACCGATGGCGAGAG GGCCCCGAGCCGGACCGGCTCCCGCGAGTCGTTGCTGCCACCGCCGAGCGCGGCCGAGCTGGACCTGACCGGGGACAATGTCATCGTGCGGCCGGTGCATGGCAGCATCGTGGGTGAGAAGTTCTGCTTCCAG ATCATCACCAGCGAGGGCAGCCGCTCCTTCGGCTGCACGTCCCTGGCCGAGCGGGACCGCTGGATCGAGAACCTGCGCCGCACCGTGCAGCCCAACAAG GACAACTGTGAGCGCATGGAGCTGGCACTGAGCCTCTGGGTGTACGAGGCGCGGGAcctgccgccgcggcgccgcctccgcTGCCAGCTCCACCTGGATGGCACACTCTACGCCCGCACCACGGCCAAAGCAGCTGGTCCCGGTGGCGAGCTCTTCTGGGGCGAGCTCTTCCAGCTGGCTGCCCTGCCCCGCGCCCACACCCTCACCCTGGCCCTGTGCCGTGAGGACGACGGGCGTCCCCGTGAACCCCTGGCCTCTGTCACTGTCCCCTTGAGCGAGCTGGCGGCCGCCACGCGGCAGCCCCTGGAGCGCTGGTATCCATTGAGCAGCCCTGGGCACCCATCGGGCCGTGAGCGGGCACCAGCTGTGAGGGTCCGTGGGCGCTACCAGGAGGTGCGGGTGCTGCCCATCGTGCGCTACAAGGAGCTGGCCGAGTTCATCACCTTCCACTACCGGGAGCTGTGCGCCCTCctggagcctgtcatcgccgtgcGGCACAAGGAGGAGCTGGCTGGTGCCCTGGTCCGTGTCCTGCAGAGCACTGGCAAGGCTAAG GCCTTCCTCATTGACCTCGGCGTGGCTGAGCTGGACCGCTTCGACGACCGTGAGGCACTCATCTTCCGTGAGAATACGCTGGCCACCAAGGCTATTGACGAGTACATGAAACTGGTGGGGGGCAAGTACCTCCAGGACACACTGG GTGAGGCCGTGGCCCAGCTCTGCACCTCAGACGATAGCTGCGAAGTCGATCCCAGCAAATGTGCCGGCCCTGACCTCTCCGACAACCAGAACAACCTACGGCAGGTCTGCGAGGAGACCTTCCAGCGCATCGCTGCGTCCTGCGA TGCTTTCCCAGCGGAGCTGGGCGAGATCTTTGCGGCATGGCAGGAGGAGTGCGCAGCGCGGGGCAAGGAGAGCATCGGGCAGCGCCTGGTCTCGGCCTCCCTCTTCCTGCGGTTCCTGTGTCCTGCCGTCATGTCGCCCAGCCTCTTTGGCCTTGTCCAGGAGTACCCGAGCGAGGCCACCGCTCGCACCCTCACCCTCGTGGCCAAGGTCATCCAGAACCTGGCCAACTTCACTAC GTTTGGTGAGAAGGAGGCCTACATGGGCTTCATGAACGAattcctggagcacaactggagCACCATGATGGCCTTCCTGCAGAGCGTGGCCAATCCCGAGAGCAGCGCCCACATGGCCACTTATGATGGCTATGTGGACCTGGCCCTGGAGCTTGCCACCCTCCACCTCCTGCTCTGTGACATCTTCTCTGGCCTGGACCAG GCCACACAGGAGGAGTTGGAGCCCCTGCCTACCATCCTCACTGCCATCAGGGAGGGCACCCCTGTCCCCGTCTCTGTCCGGCTCAGCTCTACCACGGAGCGAAG TCTGGCGGAGGGCTCCAAGCCAGGCTTTGTGCCGCCGCGGGACCTGAGCAAGCACAGTCCCCTCATCAAGAGCCAGTCGCTCATCAGCATCCGCCGTGTCCGGAGCCGGGAAGATGGACCAGAACCTGAGCCAGCGCCGGACCCGTCTCCACGGCCAGCCCGGGAGCGCAGGAACGTGCAGCGCACCCAGAGCGTGCCAGCGCAGAACAAAGCCGCCCGGCGTCTGCGCAAGCAGAGCAGCGCCGAGCACGTGGCTGAGCCACCGGGTGACGATGCCTCGGGTCCCTCTGTCCCCCGTGACACCCCG GGCCGCTCAAAGCTGCGGCTGTCGACGTCACTGCCCCGCAAGTCCACGGTGCCGTGGCAGCGCTACGCGGAGGAGGTGGCGGCGGGACCCAGCGAGCTCTACGCCATCCGGCCGCTGGAGAAG CACGGGCGGCTCATTGAGGCGCTGCGGAAGGAGGTGGCCGAGAGTCGGGAGAGGCAGCGGGCTGCTGAGGCCCGAGTAGACGCGGcggaggctcagcaccacggcctGCGGCAGGAGCAGGCTCAGCACCGCGAGCAGCTCGagtgcctccagcagcagctggaggaggccaacGCTCGCTTGGCCAACCTGGGTGCCAG GTTGACGTCTGCCGAGGGTGCCCGCAAGAAGGACCTAGAGAGGCTGAAGGCCAGCGAGGAGAAGGGCAGAGTGCTG GAGAGCCGGCTGTTGGCACTGGAGCGGGAGCACGGGGAGCTGCGTGGCGCCATCACCCAGGTCCTGGGCCACCCTGGCAGGACGGCACGCCGGGCGCTGCTGCTGAGCCGGGATGAGAACGGCGACGATGCCCAGGCCACCAGCGTGTGA
- the RASAL3 gene encoding RAS protein activator like-3 isoform X3: MSGAPGQWREALTVNPPRSGMSSRPPSLSQGLLWKRLRERKGRGGVKSETLATPGTDGERAPSRTGSRESLLPPPSAAELDLTGDNVIVRPVHGSIVGEKFCFQIITSEGSRSFGCTSLAERDRWIENLRRTVQPNKDNCERMELALSLWVYEARDLPPRRRLRCQLHLDGTLYARTTAKAAGPGGELFWGELFQLAALPRAHTLTLALCREDDGRPREPLASVTVPLSELAAATRQPLERWYPLSSPGHPSGRERAPAVRVRGRYQEVRVLPIVRYKELAEFITFHYRELCALLEPVIAVRHKEELAGALVRVLQSTGKAKAFLIDLGVAELDRFDDREALIFRENTLATKAIDEYMKLVGGKYLQDTLGEAVAQLCTSDDSCEVDPSKCAGPDLSDNQNNLRQVCEETFQRIAASCDAFPAELGEIFAAWQEECAARGKESIGQRLVSASLFLRFLCPAVMSPSLFGLVQEYPSEATARTLTLVAKVIQNLANFTTFGEKEAYMGFMNEFLEHNWSTMMAFLQSVANPESSAHMATYDGYVDLALELATLHLLLCDIFSGLDQATQEELEPLPTILTAIREGTPVPVSVRLSSTTERSLAEGSKPGFVPPRDLSKHSPLIKSQSLISIRRVRSREDGPEPEPAPDPSPRPARERRNVQRTQSVPAQNKAARRLRKQSSAEHVAEPPGDDASGPSVPRDTPGRSKLRLSTSLPRKSTVPWQRYAEEVAAGPSELYAIRPLEKHGRLIEALRKEVAESRERQRAAEARVDAAEAQHHGLRQEQAQHREQLECLQQQLEEANARLANLGARLTSAEGARKKDLERLKASEEKGRVLESRLLALEREHGELRGAITQVLGHPGRTARRALLLSRDENGDDAQATSV, encoded by the exons ATGAGCGGAGCACCCGGGCAGTGGCGAGAGGCGCTGACAGTGAATCCACCCAGATCGGGAATGTCAAG TcgccccccttccctttcccagggGCTGTTATGGAAGCGCCTGCGGGAGCGGAAAGGCCGCGGCGGGGTGAAATCAGAGACACTGGCAACACCCGGCACCGATGGCGAGAG GGCCCCGAGCCGGACCGGCTCCCGCGAGTCGTTGCTGCCACCGCCGAGCGCGGCCGAGCTGGACCTGACCGGGGACAATGTCATCGTGCGGCCGGTGCATGGCAGCATCGTGGGTGAGAAGTTCTGCTTCCAG ATCATCACCAGCGAGGGCAGCCGCTCCTTCGGCTGCACGTCCCTGGCCGAGCGGGACCGCTGGATCGAGAACCTGCGCCGCACCGTGCAGCCCAACAAG GACAACTGTGAGCGCATGGAGCTGGCACTGAGCCTCTGGGTGTACGAGGCGCGGGAcctgccgccgcggcgccgcctccgcTGCCAGCTCCACCTGGATGGCACACTCTACGCCCGCACCACGGCCAAAGCAGCTGGTCCCGGTGGCGAGCTCTTCTGGGGCGAGCTCTTCCAGCTGGCTGCCCTGCCCCGCGCCCACACCCTCACCCTGGCCCTGTGCCGTGAGGACGACGGGCGTCCCCGTGAACCCCTGGCCTCTGTCACTGTCCCCTTGAGCGAGCTGGCGGCCGCCACGCGGCAGCCCCTGGAGCGCTGGTATCCATTGAGCAGCCCTGGGCACCCATCGGGCCGTGAGCGGGCACCAGCTGTGAGGGTCCGTGGGCGCTACCAGGAGGTGCGGGTGCTGCCCATCGTGCGCTACAAGGAGCTGGCCGAGTTCATCACCTTCCACTACCGGGAGCTGTGCGCCCTCctggagcctgtcatcgccgtgcGGCACAAGGAGGAGCTGGCTGGTGCCCTGGTCCGTGTCCTGCAGAGCACTGGCAAGGCTAAG GCCTTCCTCATTGACCTCGGCGTGGCTGAGCTGGACCGCTTCGACGACCGTGAGGCACTCATCTTCCGTGAGAATACGCTGGCCACCAAGGCTATTGACGAGTACATGAAACTGGTGGGGGGCAAGTACCTCCAGGACACACTGG GTGAGGCCGTGGCCCAGCTCTGCACCTCAGACGATAGCTGCGAAGTCGATCCCAGCAAATGTGCCGGCCCTGACCTCTCCGACAACCAGAACAACCTACGGCAGGTCTGCGAGGAGACCTTCCAGCGCATCGCTGCGTCCTGCGA TGCTTTCCCAGCGGAGCTGGGCGAGATCTTTGCGGCATGGCAGGAGGAGTGCGCAGCGCGGGGCAAGGAGAGCATCGGGCAGCGCCTGGTCTCGGCCTCCCTCTTCCTGCGGTTCCTGTGTCCTGCCGTCATGTCGCCCAGCCTCTTTGGCCTTGTCCAGGAGTACCCGAGCGAGGCCACCGCTCGCACCCTCACCCTCGTGGCCAAGGTCATCCAGAACCTGGCCAACTTCACTAC GTTTGGTGAGAAGGAGGCCTACATGGGCTTCATGAACGAattcctggagcacaactggagCACCATGATGGCCTTCCTGCAGAGCGTGGCCAATCCCGAGAGCAGCGCCCACATGGCCACTTATGATGGCTATGTGGACCTGGCCCTGGAGCTTGCCACCCTCCACCTCCTGCTCTGTGACATCTTCTCTGGCCTGGACCAG GCCACACAGGAGGAGTTGGAGCCCCTGCCTACCATCCTCACTGCCATCAGGGAGGGCACCCCTGTCCCCGTCTCTGTCCGGCTCAGCTCTACCACGGAGCGAAG TCTGGCGGAGGGCTCCAAGCCAGGCTTTGTGCCGCCGCGGGACCTGAGCAAGCACAGTCCCCTCATCAAGAGCCAGTCGCTCATCAGCATCCGCCGTGTCCGGAGCCGGGAAGATGGACCAGAACCTGAGCCAGCGCCGGACCCGTCTCCACGGCCAGCCCGGGAGCGCAGGAACGTGCAGCGCACCCAGAGCGTGCCAGCGCAGAACAAAGCCGCCCGGCGTCTGCGCAAGCAGAGCAGCGCCGAGCACGTGGCTGAGCCACCGGGTGACGATGCCTCGGGTCCCTCTGTCCCCCGTGACACCCCG GGCCGCTCAAAGCTGCGGCTGTCGACGTCACTGCCCCGCAAGTCCACGGTGCCGTGGCAGCGCTACGCGGAGGAGGTGGCGGCGGGACCCAGCGAGCTCTACGCCATCCGGCCGCTGGAGAAG CACGGGCGGCTCATTGAGGCGCTGCGGAAGGAGGTGGCCGAGAGTCGGGAGAGGCAGCGGGCTGCTGAGGCCCGAGTAGACGCGGcggaggctcagcaccacggcctGCGGCAGGAGCAGGCTCAGCACCGCGAGCAGCTCGagtgcctccagcagcagctggaggaggccaacGCTCGCTTGGCCAACCTGGGTGCCAG GTTGACGTCTGCCGAGGGTGCCCGCAAGAAGGACCTAGAGAGGCTGAAGGCCAGCGAGGAGAAGGGCAGAGTGCTG GAGAGCCGGCTGTTGGCACTGGAGCGGGAGCACGGGGAGCTGCGTGGCGCCATCACCCAGGTCCTGGGCCACCCTGGCAGGACGGCACGCCGGGCGCTGCTGCTGAGCCGGGATGAGAACGGCGACGATGCCCAGGCCACCAGCGTGTGA
- the RASAL3 gene encoding RAS protein activator like-3 isoform X1, with product MEPLWPCPGLCTVPCTTACTVQCAVPRTMPCAMPCPMHAPCREPYRAPCSPPGHEQCCVPCSPPCRAPCHVSHWAPYRALCCVPCCAPCHVPCPAPCSPPCHAPCHVSHCALCRALHHAPCCAPCRAPCPAPCCAPCHVPCPASCSPPCPAPYRVLHAVLCNILCSTTCPVSSTIPPTTPRTVLCTTPCTMPCPTSCNVPHTLPCAVPCTMVHPIPRAGPCPTLSLVCGGSACRRHCFLPAAACADLSDKHLRLPLHRLGQHGQTAPLRAMGPRRWLLCTVHREPPTDERSTRAVARGADSESTQIGNVKGLLWKRLRERKGRGGVKSETLATPGTDGERAPSRTGSRESLLPPPSAAELDLTGDNVIVRPVHGSIVGEKFCFQIITSEGSRSFGCTSLAERDRWIENLRRTVQPNKDNCERMELALSLWVYEARDLPPRRRLRCQLHLDGTLYARTTAKAAGPGGELFWGELFQLAALPRAHTLTLALCREDDGRPREPLASVTVPLSELAAATRQPLERWYPLSSPGHPSGRERAPAVRVRGRYQEVRVLPIVRYKELAEFITFHYRELCALLEPVIAVRHKEELAGALVRVLQSTGKAKAFLIDLGVAELDRFDDREALIFRENTLATKAIDEYMKLVGGKYLQDTLGEAVAQLCTSDDSCEVDPSKCAGPDLSDNQNNLRQVCEETFQRIAASCDAFPAELGEIFAAWQEECAARGKESIGQRLVSASLFLRFLCPAVMSPSLFGLVQEYPSEATARTLTLVAKVIQNLANFTTFGEKEAYMGFMNEFLEHNWSTMMAFLQSVANPESSAHMATYDGYVDLALELATLHLLLCDIFSGLDQATQEELEPLPTILTAIREGTPVPVSVRLSSTTERSLAEGSKPGFVPPRDLSKHSPLIKSQSLISIRRVRSREDGPEPEPAPDPSPRPARERRNVQRTQSVPAQNKAARRLRKQSSAEHVAEPPGDDASGPSVPRDTPGRSKLRLSTSLPRKSTVPWQRYAEEVAAGPSELYAIRPLEKHGRLIEALRKEVAESRERQRAAEARVDAAEAQHHGLRQEQAQHREQLECLQQQLEEANARLANLGARLTSAEGARKKDLERLKASEEKGRVLESRLLALEREHGELRGAITQVLGHPGRTARRALLLSRDENGDDAQATSV from the exons ATGGAGCCACTGTGGCCATGCCCTGGGCTGTGCACTGTGCCATGCACCACAGCATGCACCGTGCAGTGCGCTGTGCCACGCACCATGCCCTGTGCCATGCCGTGTCCCATGCATGCACCATGCCGTGAACCATATCGTGCCCCATGCTCTCCACCAGGCCACGAACAATGCTGTGTCCCATGCTCTCCACCATGCCGTGCACCATGCCATGTCTCGCACTGGGCACCATACCGTGCACTGTGCTGTGTCCCATGCTGTGCACCATGCCATGTGCCATGTCCTGCACCATGTTCTCCACCATGCCATGCACCATGCCATGTCTCACACTGTGCACTGTGCCGTGCTCTGCACCATGCCCCATGCTGTGCACCATGCCGTGCACCATGTCCTGCACCATGCTGTGCACCATGCCATGTGCCATGTCCTGCATCGTGCTCTCCACCATGCCCTGCACCATACCGTGTCCTGCACGCCGTGCTGTGCAACATACTGTGCTCCACGACGTGTCCCGTGTCCTCCACCATTCCACCCACCACACCACGCACCGTGCTGTGCACCACACCATGCACCATGCCATGTCCCACGTCGTGTAATGTGCCACACACACTGCCATGCGCTGTGCCGTGCACCATGGTGCACCCCATACCACGCGCTGGGCCGTGCCCCACGCTGAGCTTGGTGTGCGGAGGAAGCGCTTGTCGCCGTCactgcttcctccctgctgctgcgtGTGCTGATCTGAGTGATAAGCACCTTCGGCTTCCTCTCCACCGCCTGGGGCAGCACGGGCAGACGGCACCGCTGCGAGCCATGGGGCCCCGGCGCTGGCTGCTGTGCACCGTGCACAGAG AGCCACCCACGGATGAGCGGAGCACCCGGGCAGTGGCGAGAGGCGCTGACAGTGAATCCACCCAGATCGGGAATGTCAAG ggGCTGTTATGGAAGCGCCTGCGGGAGCGGAAAGGCCGCGGCGGGGTGAAATCAGAGACACTGGCAACACCCGGCACCGATGGCGAGAG GGCCCCGAGCCGGACCGGCTCCCGCGAGTCGTTGCTGCCACCGCCGAGCGCGGCCGAGCTGGACCTGACCGGGGACAATGTCATCGTGCGGCCGGTGCATGGCAGCATCGTGGGTGAGAAGTTCTGCTTCCAG ATCATCACCAGCGAGGGCAGCCGCTCCTTCGGCTGCACGTCCCTGGCCGAGCGGGACCGCTGGATCGAGAACCTGCGCCGCACCGTGCAGCCCAACAAG GACAACTGTGAGCGCATGGAGCTGGCACTGAGCCTCTGGGTGTACGAGGCGCGGGAcctgccgccgcggcgccgcctccgcTGCCAGCTCCACCTGGATGGCACACTCTACGCCCGCACCACGGCCAAAGCAGCTGGTCCCGGTGGCGAGCTCTTCTGGGGCGAGCTCTTCCAGCTGGCTGCCCTGCCCCGCGCCCACACCCTCACCCTGGCCCTGTGCCGTGAGGACGACGGGCGTCCCCGTGAACCCCTGGCCTCTGTCACTGTCCCCTTGAGCGAGCTGGCGGCCGCCACGCGGCAGCCCCTGGAGCGCTGGTATCCATTGAGCAGCCCTGGGCACCCATCGGGCCGTGAGCGGGCACCAGCTGTGAGGGTCCGTGGGCGCTACCAGGAGGTGCGGGTGCTGCCCATCGTGCGCTACAAGGAGCTGGCCGAGTTCATCACCTTCCACTACCGGGAGCTGTGCGCCCTCctggagcctgtcatcgccgtgcGGCACAAGGAGGAGCTGGCTGGTGCCCTGGTCCGTGTCCTGCAGAGCACTGGCAAGGCTAAG GCCTTCCTCATTGACCTCGGCGTGGCTGAGCTGGACCGCTTCGACGACCGTGAGGCACTCATCTTCCGTGAGAATACGCTGGCCACCAAGGCTATTGACGAGTACATGAAACTGGTGGGGGGCAAGTACCTCCAGGACACACTGG GTGAGGCCGTGGCCCAGCTCTGCACCTCAGACGATAGCTGCGAAGTCGATCCCAGCAAATGTGCCGGCCCTGACCTCTCCGACAACCAGAACAACCTACGGCAGGTCTGCGAGGAGACCTTCCAGCGCATCGCTGCGTCCTGCGA TGCTTTCCCAGCGGAGCTGGGCGAGATCTTTGCGGCATGGCAGGAGGAGTGCGCAGCGCGGGGCAAGGAGAGCATCGGGCAGCGCCTGGTCTCGGCCTCCCTCTTCCTGCGGTTCCTGTGTCCTGCCGTCATGTCGCCCAGCCTCTTTGGCCTTGTCCAGGAGTACCCGAGCGAGGCCACCGCTCGCACCCTCACCCTCGTGGCCAAGGTCATCCAGAACCTGGCCAACTTCACTAC GTTTGGTGAGAAGGAGGCCTACATGGGCTTCATGAACGAattcctggagcacaactggagCACCATGATGGCCTTCCTGCAGAGCGTGGCCAATCCCGAGAGCAGCGCCCACATGGCCACTTATGATGGCTATGTGGACCTGGCCCTGGAGCTTGCCACCCTCCACCTCCTGCTCTGTGACATCTTCTCTGGCCTGGACCAG GCCACACAGGAGGAGTTGGAGCCCCTGCCTACCATCCTCACTGCCATCAGGGAGGGCACCCCTGTCCCCGTCTCTGTCCGGCTCAGCTCTACCACGGAGCGAAG TCTGGCGGAGGGCTCCAAGCCAGGCTTTGTGCCGCCGCGGGACCTGAGCAAGCACAGTCCCCTCATCAAGAGCCAGTCGCTCATCAGCATCCGCCGTGTCCGGAGCCGGGAAGATGGACCAGAACCTGAGCCAGCGCCGGACCCGTCTCCACGGCCAGCCCGGGAGCGCAGGAACGTGCAGCGCACCCAGAGCGTGCCAGCGCAGAACAAAGCCGCCCGGCGTCTGCGCAAGCAGAGCAGCGCCGAGCACGTGGCTGAGCCACCGGGTGACGATGCCTCGGGTCCCTCTGTCCCCCGTGACACCCCG GGCCGCTCAAAGCTGCGGCTGTCGACGTCACTGCCCCGCAAGTCCACGGTGCCGTGGCAGCGCTACGCGGAGGAGGTGGCGGCGGGACCCAGCGAGCTCTACGCCATCCGGCCGCTGGAGAAG CACGGGCGGCTCATTGAGGCGCTGCGGAAGGAGGTGGCCGAGAGTCGGGAGAGGCAGCGGGCTGCTGAGGCCCGAGTAGACGCGGcggaggctcagcaccacggcctGCGGCAGGAGCAGGCTCAGCACCGCGAGCAGCTCGagtgcctccagcagcagctggaggaggccaacGCTCGCTTGGCCAACCTGGGTGCCAG GTTGACGTCTGCCGAGGGTGCCCGCAAGAAGGACCTAGAGAGGCTGAAGGCCAGCGAGGAGAAGGGCAGAGTGCTG GAGAGCCGGCTGTTGGCACTGGAGCGGGAGCACGGGGAGCTGCGTGGCGCCATCACCCAGGTCCTGGGCCACCCTGGCAGGACGGCACGCCGGGCGCTGCTGCTGAGCCGGGATGAGAACGGCGACGATGCCCAGGCCACCAGCGTGTGA